One part of the Streptomyces ferrugineus genome encodes these proteins:
- a CDS encoding DUF4395 domain-containing protein produces MDIDVRGPRFGAAVTTVVLAVVLVTGSAWLLAWQTLAFALGAAGGVGRSPYGRLFRRAVRPRIGPPTEFEAPQPPRFAQAVGLVFAGVGLIGYTLGPDWLGLAATGAALAAAFLNAVFGYCLGCEMYLLARRFTAAAG; encoded by the coding sequence ATGGACATCGACGTGAGGGGGCCGCGCTTCGGGGCGGCCGTGACGACCGTGGTGCTCGCGGTCGTTCTGGTCACCGGCAGCGCCTGGCTGCTGGCCTGGCAGACGCTGGCGTTCGCGCTGGGCGCGGCGGGCGGGGTGGGCCGTTCGCCGTACGGCCGGCTGTTCCGCAGGGCCGTGCGGCCGCGGATCGGGCCGCCGACGGAGTTCGAGGCGCCGCAGCCGCCGCGGTTCGCCCAGGCGGTGGGACTGGTCTTCGCGGGCGTCGGGCTGATCGGGTACACGCTCGGGCCGGACTGGCTGGGTCTCGCCGCGACCGGGGCGGCGCTCGCGGCGGCGTTCCTGAACGCCGTGTTCGGCTACTGCCTGGGGTGCGAGATGTACCTGCTCGCACGGCGGTTCACGGCCGCCGCCGGGTAA
- a CDS encoding electron transfer flavoprotein subunit alpha/FixB family protein — protein MAEVLVYVDHVDGAVRKPTLELLTLARRVGEPVAVALGNGAADTAATLAEHGAVKVLTHEASEYADYLVVPKVDALQAAVEAVSPAAVLVPSSAEGKEIAARLALRIGSGIITDAVDLEAGDEGPVATQSVFAASFTTKSRVSKGTPVITVKPNSAAVEPAAAAGAVEALAVTFSAQATGTKVTGRTARESTGRPELTEAAIVVSGGRGVNGAENFAIIEALADSLGAAVGASRAAVDAGWYPHTNQVGQTGKSVSPQLYIASGISGAIQHRAGMQTSKTIVAINKDAEAPIFELVDYGVVGDLFDVVPALTEEIKTRKG, from the coding sequence ATGGCTGAAGTTCTCGTCTACGTCGACCACGTGGACGGTGCCGTCCGCAAGCCCACCCTGGAGCTGCTGACCCTGGCTCGCCGCGTCGGCGAGCCGGTCGCCGTCGCACTGGGCAACGGCGCCGCCGACACCGCCGCCACCCTCGCCGAGCACGGCGCCGTCAAGGTCCTCACCCACGAGGCGTCCGAGTACGCCGACTACCTGGTCGTCCCGAAGGTCGACGCCCTGCAGGCCGCCGTCGAGGCCGTCTCCCCGGCCGCCGTCCTGGTGCCGTCCTCCGCCGAGGGCAAGGAGATCGCCGCCCGTCTGGCGCTGCGCATCGGCTCGGGCATCATCACCGACGCCGTCGATCTGGAGGCCGGCGACGAGGGCCCGGTGGCCACCCAGTCGGTGTTCGCCGCCTCCTTCACCACCAAGTCCCGTGTCTCCAAGGGCACCCCGGTCATCACCGTCAAGCCGAACAGCGCGGCCGTGGAGCCGGCTGCGGCGGCCGGTGCGGTCGAGGCCCTGGCCGTCACCTTCTCGGCGCAGGCGACCGGTACGAAGGTCACCGGCCGCACGGCGCGTGAGTCGACGGGCCGTCCGGAGCTGACCGAGGCCGCGATCGTGGTCTCCGGTGGCCGTGGTGTCAACGGCGCGGAGAACTTCGCGATCATCGAGGCGCTCGCCGACTCCCTCGGCGCGGCCGTCGGTGCCTCGCGTGCCGCGGTGGACGCGGGCTGGTACCCGCACACCAACCAGGTCGGCCAGACCGGCAAGAGCGTGTCCCCGCAGCTGTACATCGCCTCCGGCATCTCGGGTGCGATCCAGCACCGGGCCGGTATGCAGACCTCGAAGACGATCGTGGCGATCAACAAGGACGCCGAGGCCCCGATCTTCGAGCTGGTCGACTACGGCGTCGTCGGCGACCTCTTCGACGTCGTCCCGGCCCTGACCGAGGAGATCAAGACCCGCAAGGGCTGA
- a CDS encoding flavin reductase family protein, which yields MTAISGLGTPRLASPDLLRSVFRRHAAGVAVITATGETGPVGFTATSLTSVSAEPPMLSFGIGTGASSWPAIAATDHVGVHILGEHQQELAATFARSGADRFGPPTVWREGPEGVPLLDDVPAWMVCRVVGRVPAGDHRIVLAEVVLGDPTGPGQPLVYHQGRFNGLRD from the coding sequence ATGACGGCCATCTCCGGCCTCGGCACCCCTCGGCTCGCCTCACCGGACCTGCTCCGCTCGGTCTTCCGGCGCCATGCCGCCGGAGTGGCCGTGATCACGGCCACGGGTGAGACGGGCCCGGTCGGCTTCACCGCCACCTCCCTCACCTCCGTCTCCGCCGAGCCCCCGATGCTCTCCTTCGGCATCGGAACCGGTGCCTCCAGCTGGCCCGCGATAGCCGCCACGGACCACGTCGGTGTCCACATACTCGGTGAGCACCAACAGGAGCTGGCCGCCACCTTCGCCCGCAGCGGCGCCGACCGCTTCGGGCCGCCCACGGTCTGGCGCGAGGGCCCCGAAGGCGTTCCGCTGCTCGACGACGTCCCGGCCTGGATGGTGTGCCGGGTGGTGGGGCGGGTGCCGGCCGGCGATCACCGCATCGTGCTGGCCGAGGTCGTCCTGGGCGACCCCACGGGTCCCGGGCAGCCGCTCGTGTACCACCAGGGCAGGTTCAACGGCCTACGTGACTGA
- a CDS encoding lysophospholipid acyltransferase family protein, protein MAELVYRPVVGFAQTLFKAWDLKIDCKGSENIPRSGGAVLVSNHISYLDFVFNGLAALPQKRLVRFMAKESVFRHRISGPLMRGMKHIPVDREQGEAAYAHALDSLKSGEIVGVFPEATISQSFTLKSFKSGAARLAQEAGVPLIPMAVWGTQRLWTKGHPRNFRRSHIPITIRVGEALEASKDKYAGAITRQLRERVQELLEAAQRAYPVRPKDASDTWWMPAHLGGTAPTAEQVRESEAR, encoded by the coding sequence ATGGCAGAGCTTGTCTACCGTCCCGTCGTCGGCTTCGCCCAGACATTGTTCAAGGCGTGGGACCTCAAGATCGACTGCAAGGGGTCGGAGAACATTCCGCGCTCGGGCGGCGCCGTGCTGGTGAGCAACCACATCAGCTATCTGGACTTCGTCTTCAACGGGCTCGCGGCGCTCCCGCAGAAGCGCCTGGTGCGCTTCATGGCGAAGGAGTCCGTGTTCCGGCACCGGATCTCCGGTCCGCTGATGCGCGGCATGAAGCACATCCCGGTGGACCGCGAGCAGGGTGAGGCGGCGTACGCCCACGCGCTGGACTCGCTGAAGTCCGGCGAGATCGTCGGGGTCTTCCCGGAGGCCACGATCTCGCAGTCGTTCACGCTGAAGAGCTTCAAGTCGGGCGCCGCCCGGCTGGCCCAGGAGGCGGGCGTACCGCTGATCCCGATGGCCGTGTGGGGCACCCAGCGCCTGTGGACCAAGGGCCACCCGCGCAACTTCAGGCGCAGCCACATCCCGATCACCATCCGGGTCGGCGAGGCTCTCGAGGCCTCCAAGGACAAGTACGCGGGCGCGATCACCCGCCAGCTGCGCGAGCGGGTGCAGGAACTCCTGGAGGCCGCCCAGCGCGCCTACCCCGTGCGTCCCAAGGACGCGAGCGACACCTGGTGGATGCCGGCCCACCTCGGCGGCACCGCGCCCACGGCGGAGCAGGTTCGGGAGTCCGAGGCGCGCTGA
- a CDS encoding SDR family oxidoreductase, translating into MRVLVTGATGFIGSAVVRDLLRAGHQVLGLARSDRSATALKEAGAEVRRGDLDDLAGLREAAAAVDGVAHLAFIHDFSNYPAAAQADERAIEAMGQALAGSDRPLVVTAGTMSLAPGRTATEEDVVDPRTTAVPRRSEQAAAAFVERGVRVSVVRLPPSVHGEGDHGFVPRLIEIAREKGVSAYPGDGSNRWPAVHRVDAARLFRLALEAAPAGSRLHGIDDEGVRVRDIAEVFGRHLNLPMTSIPREEAAGHFGWLGPLFAADAPASSALTRELLGWQPTRQGLLADLEAGHYFN; encoded by the coding sequence GTGCGTGTCCTCGTCACCGGCGCGACCGGATTCATCGGGTCCGCCGTCGTCCGCGACCTGCTGCGAGCCGGGCACCAGGTCCTCGGGCTCGCCCGCTCGGACCGTTCCGCCACGGCGCTGAAGGAGGCCGGGGCCGAGGTGCGTCGGGGCGACCTCGACGACCTCGCCGGCCTGCGGGAGGCGGCGGCCGCAGTGGACGGCGTCGCCCATCTGGCGTTCATCCACGACTTCTCGAACTACCCGGCCGCCGCACAGGCCGACGAGCGGGCCATCGAGGCGATGGGCCAGGCGCTGGCGGGCAGCGACCGCCCTCTCGTCGTCACCGCCGGCACCATGTCGCTCGCGCCGGGCCGCACCGCCACGGAGGAGGACGTGGTCGACCCGCGGACAACCGCGGTGCCCCGCCGGTCCGAACAGGCCGCTGCGGCGTTCGTCGAGCGGGGTGTACGGGTCTCGGTGGTGCGGCTTCCGCCGTCGGTGCACGGCGAGGGCGACCACGGCTTCGTCCCGCGTCTGATCGAGATCGCCCGCGAGAAGGGCGTCTCGGCCTACCCAGGCGACGGCTCCAACCGCTGGCCCGCCGTGCACCGCGTGGATGCGGCCCGTCTCTTCCGGCTGGCCCTGGAGGCGGCGCCCGCGGGCAGCAGGCTGCACGGCATCGACGACGAGGGCGTCCGGGTGCGTGACATCGCCGAGGTCTTCGGCCGCCACCTGAATCTGCCGATGACCTCGATTCCTCGTGAGGAGGCGGCGGGTCACTTCGGCTGGCTCGGCCCCCTCTTCGCGGCGGACGCCCCGGCGTCCAGCGCGCTCACCCGCGAGCTGCTGGGCTGGCAGCCCACGCGGCAGGGCCTCCTGGCGGACCTCGAAGCGGGCCACTACTTCAACTGA
- a CDS encoding electron transfer flavoprotein subunit beta/FixA family protein, whose amino-acid sequence MSLRIVVTVKYVPDATGDRHFADDLTVDRDDVDGLLSELDEYAVEQALQISENSDDDVEITVLTVGPEDAKDALRKALSMGADKAIHVEDDDLHGTDAMGTSLVLAKAVEKAGYDLVISGMASTDGTMGVVPALLAERLGVPQVTLLSEVSVEDGTVKGRRDGDAASEQLEASLPAVVSVTDQSGEARYPSFKGIMAAKKKPVQSWDLSDLDIEAEEVGLEGAYTVVDAAAERPARTAGTIVKDEGEGGKQLAEFLASQKFI is encoded by the coding sequence GTGAGCTTGAGGATCGTTGTCACCGTGAAGTACGTGCCCGACGCCACTGGCGACCGGCACTTCGCCGATGACCTGACCGTCGACCGGGACGACGTGGACGGTCTGCTCTCCGAACTCGACGAGTACGCGGTCGAGCAGGCGCTGCAGATCTCCGAGAACTCCGACGACGACGTGGAGATCACCGTTCTGACGGTGGGCCCGGAGGACGCCAAGGACGCGCTGCGCAAGGCGCTGTCCATGGGCGCGGACAAGGCGATCCACGTCGAGGACGACGACCTGCACGGCACCGACGCGATGGGCACCTCGCTGGTGCTGGCCAAGGCGGTCGAGAAGGCCGGCTACGACCTGGTGATCTCCGGTATGGCCTCCACGGACGGCACCATGGGTGTCGTACCGGCCCTGCTGGCCGAGCGTCTGGGTGTCCCGCAGGTGACGCTGCTGTCCGAGGTCTCCGTCGAGGACGGCACGGTCAAGGGCCGCCGGGACGGCGACGCCGCCTCCGAGCAGCTCGAGGCCTCCCTGCCGGCCGTCGTGTCGGTCACCGACCAGTCGGGCGAGGCGCGTTACCCGTCCTTCAAGGGCATCATGGCCGCCAAGAAGAAGCCGGTTCAGTCCTGGGACCTGTCCGACCTCGACATCGAGGCGGAGGAGGTCGGTCTCGAGGGTGCCTACACCGTCGTGGACGCCGCGGCCGAGCGCCCGGCCCGTACCGCCGGCACGATCGTCAAGGACGAGGGCGAGGGCGGCAAGCAGCTCGCTGAGTTCCTCGCGAGCCAGAAGTTCATCTGA
- a CDS encoding endonuclease/exonuclease/phosphatase family protein, producing MPNHSRVTRRLGLKVALAAAVTAPLSSTALPTSAASAGERPPRGHLRVMSFNLRFASTTEPNSWTVRRPVMRELLRREAPHVIGTQEGIFSQLLDIDSDLGPHYDWVGTGRLHGSRDESMAIFYDSRRLRPTEYDHFWLSDTPAVIGSNTWGARFARMVTWVRFRDLTDDGREFYALNTHFDHVSQYARERSASLIAERIAGFDRSLPVLVTGDFNVAAHENAVYDSLLGSGLVDTWDTARERSALYATFHGYQPLTPNGDRIDWILSTPGVTAHRAVINTFSDDGQFPSDHLPVQAYLTLG from the coding sequence GTGCCGAACCACAGCCGGGTCACGCGCCGCCTGGGCCTGAAAGTCGCGCTGGCCGCCGCGGTCACCGCGCCCCTCTCCAGTACAGCACTGCCCACGTCCGCCGCCTCGGCGGGCGAGCGTCCGCCCCGCGGCCACCTGCGGGTCATGTCCTTCAACCTGCGCTTCGCGAGCACGACGGAACCCAACAGCTGGACCGTGCGCAGACCGGTGATGCGCGAGTTGCTGCGCCGCGAGGCCCCGCATGTCATCGGCACCCAGGAGGGGATCTTCTCCCAGCTCCTGGACATCGACTCCGACCTCGGCCCGCACTACGACTGGGTCGGCACCGGACGGCTGCACGGCAGCCGCGACGAATCCATGGCGATCTTCTACGACTCCCGGCGCCTGCGCCCGACCGAGTACGACCACTTCTGGCTCTCCGACACCCCGGCCGTGATCGGCTCCAACACCTGGGGTGCCCGCTTCGCCCGTATGGTCACCTGGGTCCGCTTCCGCGATCTGACCGACGACGGGCGGGAGTTCTACGCCCTCAACACCCACTTCGACCATGTGAGCCAGTACGCGCGCGAGCGCAGCGCCTCGCTCATCGCCGAGCGGATCGCCGGGTTCGACCGCTCGCTGCCGGTGCTGGTGACCGGGGACTTCAATGTCGCCGCCCACGAGAACGCGGTGTACGACTCGCTGCTCGGCTCCGGTCTCGTCGACACCTGGGACACCGCGCGCGAGCGCAGCGCGCTGTACGCGACCTTCCACGGCTACCAGCCGCTGACCCCGAACGGCGACCGCATCGACTGGATCCTGAGCACACCCGGTGTCACGGCGCACCGGGCGGTGATCAACACGTTCTCCGACGACGGACAGTTCCCGAGCGACCATCTGCCGGTGCAGGCGTATCTGACCCTGGGATGA
- a CDS encoding thioredoxin family protein, with protein sequence MTGLVVCVAVLAAASAYGVLHRRRSGRVRVRGRDDGKRLGAAELGTGLGERATLVQFSSAFCAPCRATRRVLGEVAGMVPGVTHVEIDAEDHLDLVRRLDILKTPTVLLLDADGNVVRRATGQPRKADVIAALGEAV encoded by the coding sequence ATGACCGGACTTGTGGTGTGCGTGGCGGTGCTCGCGGCGGCGAGCGCCTACGGAGTGCTGCATCGGCGGCGGAGCGGGAGAGTAAGGGTGCGCGGGCGCGACGACGGAAAGCGGCTCGGGGCGGCCGAGTTGGGCACCGGGCTCGGCGAGCGCGCCACCCTCGTGCAGTTCTCCAGCGCCTTCTGCGCGCCCTGCCGGGCCACCCGGCGCGTGCTCGGCGAGGTGGCCGGCATGGTCCCGGGTGTGACCCATGTCGAGATCGACGCCGAGGACCACCTGGACCTGGTCCGCCGGCTCGACATCCTCAAGACCCCGACCGTGCTGCTCCTCGACGCCGACGGCAACGTGGTGCGGCGGGCCACCGGTCAGCCGCGCAAGGCGGATGTGATCGCCGCCCTGGGGGAAGCGGTCTGA